Proteins from a genomic interval of Thunnus maccoyii chromosome 1, fThuMac1.1, whole genome shotgun sequence:
- the LOC121901253 gene encoding UDP-glucuronosyltransferase 2C1-like, translating to MICWCSALLLLIFIPRACQGGNILVFPIEGSHWINMDILIQALHSRGHNITIVRSSKSWYIKDNSSYYNTLTVQVERSLDQKLITKIVSEVILFERGALPLTSFLHMTVGMFSTFVDAHAAVGEFVSTMLGDQGLMRNMKDSKFDLVITDPCWGGGVILAKYLNLPLIYNVRWLIAGEGHLAIAPSPISYIPITGSGYTDKMTFFQRVKNMVLHLITHTQHTMVVKQIYQKICDKYLGPDNDYHQLNVEADLWLMRVDFVFEFPRPTMPNVIYIGGFQCKPAKPLPQHLEEFVQSSGEHGVIIMSLGTFVTDLPADITNEIAAAFATLPQKVIWRHKGDRPATLGNNTLLVDWMPQNDLLGHPKMKLFVAHGGTNGVQEAIYHGVPVVGLPLFFDQYDNLLRLKERGAAKILTVNTVDKDNNFLKAIQEVLNDPSYRMNMQRLSRLHRDQPMKPLDRALFWIEFVMRHKGAAHLRTESYKLPWYSYHSVDVILFLETIALLVLFIFAGLVCSCFRLCLKRKVKSD from the coding sequence ATGATCTGTTGGTGCAGTGCTTTGCTGCTGCTCATCTTCATACCCAGAGCATGTCAAGGAGGCAACATCTTGGTTTTTCCTATTGAGGGCAGCCACTGGATAAACATGGATATTCTAATCCAAGCTTTGCACTCAAGAGGGCACAATATAACTATTGTGCGTTCCAGCAAAAGCTGGTACATAAAGGACAACTCCTCTTATTACAATACCTTAACAGTTCAAGTGGAAAGAAGCTTAGATCAAAAGTTAATTACAAAAATTGTATCTGAAGTCATTCTATTTGAGAGGGGGGCACTTCCTTTGACAAGTTTTCTCCACATGACTGTAGGAATGTTTAGCACATTTGTTGACGCTCATGCAGCCGTGGGTGAATTTGTATCAACAATGTTAggtgatcaagggttgatgaGAAACATGAAAGACAGCAAGTTCGATCTTGTAATCACTGACCCCTGCTGGGGTGGTGGAGTCATTTTGGCCAAATATTTGAACCTGCCTTTAATTTATAATGTTCGCTGGCTAATAGCTGGAGAAGGTCATCTTGCTATTGCTCCTTCACCTATATCATATATTCCTATAACAGGATCTGGTTACACTGATAAGATGACATTTTTTCAGAGAGTTAAAAACATGGTTTTGCATCTAATAACCCATACGCAACATACTATGGTGGTTAAGCAGATATACCAGAAAATTTGTGACAAATATCTTGGGCCAGATAATGACTATCATCAGTTAAATGTTGAGGCAGATCTGTGGCTCATGAGAGTGGACTTTGTGTTTGAGTTTCCTCGTCCCACCATGCCTAATGTTATCTATATAGGGGGGTTCCAGTGTAAACCTGCAAAACCTCTGCCTCAACACTTGGAGGAGTTTGTCCAGAGTTCAGGGGAACATGGAGTCATCATTATGTCTCTGGGGACTTTTGTGACTGATCTTCCTGCGGATATAACAAACGAGATAGCTGCAGCTTTTGCCACATTACCACAGAAAGTCATCTGGAGGCATAAAGGTGACAGACCAGCCACTCTGGGCAACAATACTCTACTAGTTGACTGGATGCCACAGAATGACCTGTTAGGACATCCAAAGATGAAACTATTTGTGGCTCATGGAGGAACAAATGGAGTCCAAGAAGCTATTTATCATGGAGTGCCAGTTGTGGGTTTACCACTGTTTTTTGACCAATATGACAATCTGCTCCgtctgaaagagagaggagcagcTAAGATTTTAACCGTTAATACAGTGGACAAAGACAACAACTTCCTGAAGGCCATACAAGAAGTCTTGAATGACCCCTCTTACAGGATGAACATGCAGAGACTCTCCAggctgcacagagatcagccaATGAAGCCGCTGGATAGAGCCCTCTTCTGGATAGAGTTTGTCATGAGACATAAAGGAGCAGCTCACCTGAGAACAGAGTCCTACAAACTGCCCTGGTATTCCTACCACTCTGTAGATGTCATATTATTTCTCGAAACAATTGctcttcttgttttgttcatttttgctgGGTTAGTGTGCTCATGCTTCAGactgtgtttgaaaagaaaagtgaaatctGACTAA
- the chrna5 gene encoding neuronal acetylcholine receptor subunit alpha-5 — protein sequence MMLRAGGAATSLALLLLLPLLCCCHLCHSLRVPKLSSYAKAEDKLFKHLFGNYQKWVRPVEYLNQTICVKFGLAISQLVDVDEKNQLMTTNVWMKQEWNDMKLRWNPDDYLGITTIRVPSDRIWLPDVVLYDNADGRFEGTVTKAVVKYDGTISWTPPANYKSACTIDVTFFPFDLQNCSMKFGSWTYDGSQVDIILEEFHVDKQDYFDNGEWEIVKATGSRGLRTDSSSSYPTITYFFIIRRLPLFYTLFLIIPCIGLSFLTILVFYLPSNGGEKISLCTSVLVSLTVFLLVIEEIIPSSSKAIPLIGEYLVFTMIFVTLSIIITVFAINIHHRSSSTHHGMAPWVKRIFLHRLPKLLCMRSHVDRYATAGLAGTGGAVRLGLRKDSPEFTPLLYTRHNLQAALDSIRYITMHVVKENEVREVVQDWKFVAQVLDRMFLWAFLLVSILGSALLFIPVIYKWASIIVPNHAGSTL from the exons ATGATGCTGAGAGCAGGAGGGGCAGCCACCTCTCTCgcactgctgctgttgctgccatTGCTGTGCTGTTGCCACCTGTGCCACTCACTGC GGGTTCCAAAACTCTCCTCGTATGCAAAAGCAGAGGACAAGCTGTTCAAACACCTCTTTGGAAACTATCAGAAATGGGTTCGTCCGGTGGAATACCTAAACCAGACCATCTGTGTGAAGTTTGGACTGGCCATCTCCCAGCTAGTTGATGTG GATGAGAAAAACCAGCTAATGACAACCAATGTGTGGATGAAACAG GAGTGGAATGACATGAAACTCAGATGGAACCCTGATGACTATCTGGGCATCACAACTATACGAGTCCCTTCTGACAGGATCTGGCTCCCTGACGTTGTGCTGTATGATAA TGCAGATGGTCGTTTTGAGGGTACTGTCACCAAGGCTGTTGTTAAGTATGATGGAACAATATCATGGACACCACCAGCTAATTACAAATCGGCCTGCACCATTGACGTCACCTTCTTCCCCTTCGACCTCCAGAACTGTTCAATGAAGTTTGGCTCCTGGACCTATGATGGCTCCCAG gtCGACATCATTCTGGAGGAATTCCACGTGGACAAGCAGGACTATTTTGACAATGGCGAGTGGGAGATAGTGAAGGCCACAGGCAGCCGCGGTCTGAGGACAGACAGCAGCTCTTCCTATCCCACCATTACCTACTTCTTCATCATCCGCAGGTTGCCTCTTTTCTACAccctcttcctcatcatccccTGCATCGGCCTGTCCTTCCTCACCATCCTCGTCTTCTATCTGCCCTCCAACGGCGGCGAGAAGATCTCTCTCTGCACCTCAGTGCTGGTCTCGCTCACTGTCTTCCTCCTGGTCATAGAGGAGatcatcccctcctcctccaaggCTATCCCTCTCATCGGGGAGTACCTGGTCTTCACCATGATCTTCGTCACGctctccatcatcatcaccgtTTTTGCCATCAACATCCACCACCGCTCCTCTTCTACACATCATGGCATGGCACCGTGGGTGAAGAGGATCTTCCTGCATCGACTACCCAAGCTGTTGTGCATGCGCAGCCACGTGGACCGCTACGCCACAGCTGGATTAGCTGGGACAGGGGGAGCTGTCAGACTGGGATTGAGGAAGGACTCACCTGAGTTCACTCCTCTCCTTTACACCCGACATAACCTACAAGCAGCTTTGGATTCTATCCGCTACATAACCATGCACGTAGTTAAAGAAAATGAGGTCAGAGAG GTGGTACAAGACTGGAAGTTTGTAGCCCAGGTTCTGGATCGAATGTTTCTGTGGGCCTTCCTGCTGGTGTCAATCCTGGGCTCCgctctcctcttcatcccagtTATTTACAAATGGGCCAGCATCATCGTCCCTAACCATGCTGGAAGCACCCTCTAA